Genomic segment of Ruegeria sp. TM1040:
CTGCGTCTGGCAGAGGCTCGCCGACTGGTCACAGACACCAATCTGCCCTTGATGGAAATCGCGGTGGCGACGGGGTTCACGTCGCAATCCACCTTTGCGCGCGCCTTTCGCACCGCGCATGGGCTCTCGGCGCGAGAGCTACGCCAGAACAGCGCCGAGACCGCGTTTGCAAGCTACCCTGTGCTCAAGGCAACCAGCCACGCCAGCCACAGCACCAACTAGCCCTTCATCTTCTCACAAATATCCCGGGGGTGAATTGCCCGATCAGGGCAAGAGGGGGCAGCGCCCCCTCCGTTGGCCTCAGTACGGCATCGCATGGGCGCGATGGGCCTGATCGATCTGAGCCAGAACTTCGGGCGCCAGTTCAAGATCCGCACCTTCAAGGATATGCGCGAGCTGCGCCACATCGGTCGCACCAAAGATCGCCGAAGCCATAAACGGCCGTGTCCGGCACCACCCCAGCGCCATATGCACCGGATCCAGCCCATGATCGGCCGCGATCGTCAGGTAGGCCGCGACGGCCGCCTCTACCCGATCAGACTGCCGCCCGCCCATCTCCGGGTTGATCGACTTGCGCGACTTTTCCGGCACCGCACCCTCTTGATATTTCCCGGTGAGATACCCGGCCCCCAAAGGAGAGAACGACAGCAAGCCAACATCCTCATAGTGGCTCAGCTCTGCCAGGTCCGTGTCATAAAGCCTGCACAGCAAAGAGTATTCGTTCTGGATCGAGGCAACCCGCGGGCCCTTGCCCTCTTCCGCCAGACGCAGCCATTGCGCAGTGCCCCAGGCGCTTTCATTGGAAAGCCCAAAGGCGCGGATGTTGCCCTTTTCGACTTGCGCCTGCAACGCGGCGAGGCATTCT
This window contains:
- a CDS encoding aldo/keto reductase, with product MKKNRLGRTDMMVTDLCLGTMTYGTQTDEADAHAQIDMALEAGINFLDTAEMYPVNPIRAETLGLSEEIIGNWNQKTGRRKDYILATKHSGEGSVARDGAPITGKTIAATVEASLKRLKTDYIDLYQFHWPNRGSYMFRKNWSYDPTASSYNRAQVIADMEECLAALQAQVEKGNIRAFGLSNESAWGTAQWLRLAEEGKGPRVASIQNEYSLLCRLYDTDLAELSHYEDVGLLSFSPLGAGYLTGKYQEGAVPEKSRKSINPEMGGRQSDRVEAAVAAYLTIAADHGLDPVHMALGWCRTRPFMASAIFGATDVAQLAHILEGADLELAPEVLAQIDQAHRAHAMPY